The following are encoded together in the Ezakiella massiliensis genome:
- a CDS encoding replication initiator protein A — MKEIVKFEYYYGNESEQYSFFRIPKTLFTDLNFKKLSVEAKILYGILLDRMSLSIKNKWLDEENKVYIIYTIEEIMEVLNWGRNKSVKVMKEIEEIGLLEKKRLGLGKPNLLYVKNFIYTENNKTTEVSKANLKKFKKQTSGSLENKPQEVSKEDSNNTNINNTETNNTDFNNTTPISPLEKLGEKSKKTLEEEELKETIKKNISYETFEKVRIEEKKQVDVMINVLVKALTSFTNIKIGGRHISNENFKERFLSLKYKHIDYVLKYLRENAPKDIRNINAYLLTLLYNADESIRNIEVIKREDQKRENYDYSNDEDIWREILNT; from the coding sequence ATGAAAGAAATAGTTAAATTTGAATACTATTATGGCAATGAATCAGAACAATATTCATTTTTTAGGATTCCCAAAACTTTATTCACCGACTTAAATTTTAAAAAACTATCCGTAGAAGCAAAAATTCTTTATGGAATTCTACTCGATAGAATGAGCTTGTCAATTAAGAATAAATGGTTAGATGAAGAAAACAAGGTATACATCATCTATACCATAGAAGAAATTATGGAAGTATTAAACTGGGGGAGAAATAAGTCGGTCAAAGTAATGAAAGAAATTGAAGAAATAGGATTATTAGAAAAAAAGAGGTTAGGACTTGGAAAGCCAAATTTACTCTATGTAAAGAACTTTATTTACACAGAAAATAATAAAACTACAGAAGTTTCAAAAGCAAACCTCAAGAAGTTTAAAAAACAAACTTCAGGAAGTTTAGAAAACAAACCTCAAGAAGTTTCAAAAGAGGACTCTAATAATACTAATATTAATAATACTGAAACTAATAATACTGATTTTAATAATACCACCCCCATATCCCCCTTAGAAAAGCTAGGAGAAAAATCAAAAAAAACTTTGGAGGAGGAAGAATTAAAAGAAACTATAAAAAAGAATATATCTTATGAAACCTTTGAAAAAGTAAGAATAGAAGAAAAGAAGCAAGTAGATGTAATGATAAATGTACTTGTAAAAGCCTTAACTAGCTTTACAAACATTAAAATAGGAGGGAGGCATATATCCAATGAAAATTTTAAAGAAAGATTTCTAAGTCTTAAGTATAAACACATAGACTATGTTTTGAAATACCTAAGAGAAAATGCTCCAAAGGATATTAGAAACATTAATGCTTATCTACTGACTCTCTTATACAATGCAGATGAAAGTATTAGAAACATAGAAGTCATAAAGAGAGAAGATCAGAAAAGAGAAAACTATGACTATAGTAACGATGAGGATATATGGAGAGAAATTTTAAATACTTGA
- a CDS encoding CD1845 family protein, which produces MIIFRVFLKIILFPISIALSIITLFLTFVLGLSTIFFKLISFIAIMGFLGSVYHGEKALAIEAIILAYLFSPYGLPVLGYFIIEVIEGVNERIKVI; this is translated from the coding sequence ATGATAATATTTAGAGTTTTTTTAAAAATCATATTGTTTCCTATTAGTATAGCGTTAAGTATCATCACTCTATTTTTAACGTTTGTATTAGGACTCAGCACAATATTTTTTAAACTGATTTCATTTATCGCTATTATGGGATTTTTAGGATCTGTTTATCATGGAGAAAAAGCACTTGCTATAGAGGCAATTATACTAGCATATCTTTTCAGTCCTTATGGTTTACCAGTGCTAGGATATTTTATTATAGAAGTGATAGAAGGGGTGAATGAAAGAATAAAAGTAATTTAA
- a CDS encoding ABC transporter ATP-binding protein, which yields MIKILKKNIKETIILTLLSSFFVLASTVGALLIAKSLDFLLKQNFYQFLYYILLSFIAWISGLFSNYIRRIKEETLTQKICTDLRSAAIKKLVLEFSSNSKQDKFVNYDEYVNLCTNDIEIISDGIGCFFELVSILSGVIFSSLALFSFHYIIVLTSILLGLIILVIPKFFDDKISDEINNVSEKYKELQSNSFNMINGSHILNNYSSLRLMLGVIKNHSVSLGNDKITLEKNLSKLWILINFLNTFSQVLLIFISGWLAYSKIVSYGIIISVGNLSNQLFNSLQSFGEVYSKYILSKSILRKYDLDLQVKKVDKSEMIFSDKIITSNLSYSYNNKEKINFPDICIKKNGKYIVIGESGTGDSDIMMTDTINPLKSKFKGFHKTFKQDDLGLSLSSFLLN from the coding sequence ATGATAAAAATATTAAAAAAAAATATTAAAGAAACAATTATTCTTACATTGTTATCTAGTTTTTTTGTTTTAGCTAGTACGGTAGGTGCATTGTTAATAGCTAAAAGTCTTGATTTTTTATTAAAACAGAATTTTTATCAATTTTTATACTATATTTTATTGTCTTTTATTGCTTGGATATCAGGTTTATTCTCAAATTATATTCGTAGAATTAAAGAAGAGACTCTAACACAAAAAATTTGTACTGATCTGAGAAGTGCTGCTATTAAGAAGCTGGTTTTAGAATTTTCAAGTAATTCAAAACAAGATAAGTTCGTAAATTATGATGAATATGTAAATTTATGTACAAATGATATAGAAATAATTAGTGATGGGATAGGTTGTTTTTTTGAGTTGGTTTCAATACTTAGTGGAGTAATTTTTTCAAGTTTAGCATTGTTTAGTTTTCATTATATTATTGTGTTAACATCTATATTGTTAGGCTTAATTATTTTGGTGATACCTAAATTTTTTGATGATAAAATATCTGATGAAATCAACAATGTATCAGAAAAATATAAAGAGTTGCAATCAAATTCTTTTAATATGATAAATGGGAGTCATATACTAAATAATTATTCTTCATTGAGATTAATGTTAGGAGTAATAAAAAATCATTCAGTCTCCTTAGGAAATGATAAAATAACATTAGAAAAAAATTTATCTAAATTATGGATTTTGATAAATTTTTTGAATACATTTAGTCAAGTTTTATTAATTTTTATATCAGGATGGCTGGCTTATAGTAAAATTGTAAGCTATGGGATAATAATTTCAGTAGGGAATTTATCAAATCAATTATTTAATTCATTGCAATCATTTGGAGAAGTTTATTCTAAATATATTTTATCAAAATCTATATTAAGAAAATATGACTTAGATTTACAGGTGAAAAAGGTAGATAAAAGCGAGATGATATTTTCTGATAAAATTATAACTAGTAATCTATCTTATTCTTACAATAATAAAGAAAAAATTAATTTTCCAGACATATGTATTAAAAAAAATGGAAAATACATAGTTATAGGTGAGAGCGGAACAGGGGACAGTGATATAATGATGACAGATACAATAAATCCATTAAAATCAAAGTTTAAAGGCTTCCACAAAACTTTTAAACAAGACGATTTAGGATTAAGTCTGTCATCTTTTTTATTAAATTAA
- a CDS encoding ABC transporter ATP-binding protein, with protein sequence MDAIVKTDNLSKKYNDKYALNNCSLTVNRGDIYGIIGKNGAGKSTLMKILCGITEKTQGDYELFGGKNLSEGRKKIGAILENPTLFGNLTGKDNLRYFAIQKGITNEDTIKKALELVGLNYDDGKVVKNYSVGMKQRLAISVCLLGEPELLILDEPINGIDPTGIVEIRDLLKRLNEENGVTIIISSHVLPELENLVNKIAIINDGQVIDKLSLDDLHSRDFNYIEIYTSDINRTVEILKEQEISKIDIQNGRIRVKENIEDSSEVVSLLVNNGIKVYEIFRKEETLEEFYLRNIS encoded by the coding sequence ATGGATGCTATAGTAAAAACAGATAATCTTTCAAAAAAATATAATGACAAATACGCTTTAAATAACTGTTCGCTAACAGTGAATAGAGGAGATATCTATGGTATAATTGGTAAAAATGGTGCTGGAAAATCAACACTGATGAAAATTCTCTGTGGAATTACCGAGAAAACTCAAGGTGATTATGAATTGTTTGGAGGGAAGAATCTTTCAGAAGGAAGAAAGAAAATTGGAGCAATTTTGGAAAATCCAACCTTGTTTGGTAATTTGACAGGTAAAGATAATTTGAGATATTTTGCCATTCAAAAAGGCATTACTAATGAGGACACTATAAAGAAAGCTTTAGAATTAGTTGGATTAAACTACGATGATGGTAAGGTAGTTAAAAACTATTCAGTTGGTATGAAGCAGAGATTAGCTATATCAGTATGTCTTTTGGGGGAACCAGAACTTCTAATTTTAGATGAACCTATTAATGGAATAGATCCTACCGGGATAGTAGAAATAAGAGACTTATTAAAAAGACTAAATGAAGAAAATGGAGTGACTATTATTATTTCTAGTCATGTACTTCCGGAGTTGGAAAACTTGGTAAATAAAATAGCGATTATTAATGACGGTCAAGTGATAGATAAATTAAGTTTGGATGATTTGCATAGCAGAGATTTTAATTATATAGAAATCTACACTTCAGATATTAATAGAACTGTAGAGATATTAAAGGAACAAGAAATCTCCAAAATTGATATTCAAAATGGCAGGATTCGAGTTAAAGAAAATATAGAAGACAGTTCAGAGGTTGTTAGTCTATTAGTTAATAATGGCATAAAAGTCTATGAAATTTTTAGAAAAGAAGAAACATTGGAAGAATTTTATTTAAGAAATATAAGCTAA
- a CDS encoding DUF4097 family beta strand repeat-containing protein, whose protein sequence is MKKKLWIILALGIVLTLVGCNMGGKLNLKLSEDEYYIDKNGLDPVVASSYTGTKEFEKIKELQIDTNITNIELVSNTSENYNVEIENLKSDYVSPIEVEEKNSVISISNKLLKQKPIGILDEESSKLKLVIEGPIQNIDKISINDRVGSISIKNATLKNVGIKGNAIDVDLTDSTINKLNFDLELSDLSMSSTNISDSKLNLNKSRIFGEKNEFKGDNILNFSIVEGELGLKNYDEIFNQNTPNKIKLEGKLNRFEFINER, encoded by the coding sequence ATGAAAAAGAAATTATGGATTATCTTGGCATTAGGTATAGTTTTAACTCTTGTCGGATGCAATATGGGCGGAAAGCTAAATCTAAAATTATCTGAAGATGAATATTATATTGACAAAAATGGGTTAGATCCTGTAGTGGCATCTAGTTATACAGGAACAAAAGAATTTGAAAAAATCAAAGAATTACAAATTGATACAAATATTACAAATATAGAGTTAGTATCCAATACAAGTGAAAATTACAATGTAGAGATTGAAAATTTAAAATCAGACTATGTAAGTCCTATAGAGGTCGAAGAAAAAAATAGTGTAATTAGTATCTCTAACAAGCTATTAAAACAAAAACCAATAGGAATACTAGACGAAGAATCATCTAAATTGAAATTGGTAATTGAAGGACCTATCCAAAACATAGATAAGATTTCTATAAATGATAGAGTTGGTTCAATAAGTATTAAGAATGCAACGCTTAAGAATGTAGGAATTAAGGGTAATGCAATTGATGTTGATCTTACTGATTCAACGATTAACAAATTAAATTTTGATTTAGAATTATCAGATTTAAGTATGAGTTCTACAAATATTAGTGATAGTAAACTAAATTTAAATAAATCCCGAATCTTTGGAGAAAAAAATGAGTTTAAAGGAGACAATATATTGAATTTCTCTATTGTTGAAGGCGAACTTGGTTTAAAAAATTATGATGAGATATTTAATCAAAATACGCCCAATAAAATAAAATTAGAAGGTAAACTAAATAGATTTGAGTTTATCAATGAGAGGTGA
- a CDS encoding DUF1700 domain-containing protein yields MIRKSFLQTLDKKLKKFDNREREEAILFYSELFDEMNLADEDQIPNQYDVNKIARDLNLSMKIDNWEDENSSIKKIFKGIPIITLSILSLPTILVGLIVFLALLFTAIFLIAATYFTVILFVIGTVKNFFLGGFSIASLCLLLGVILLVISATGILIEIINLIGKLIIKRIKGKSINS; encoded by the coding sequence ATGATTAGGAAATCTTTTTTACAAACTTTGGATAAAAAATTAAAGAAATTTGATAACAGAGAAAGAGAAGAGGCGATTCTATTTTACTCAGAGTTATTTGATGAAATGAATTTAGCGGATGAAGATCAAATACCAAATCAATATGATGTAAATAAAATTGCTAGGGATTTAAATTTATCTATGAAAATAGATAACTGGGAAGATGAAAATAGTTCGATTAAGAAAATTTTTAAAGGAATACCAATAATTACCTTAAGTATTTTATCACTACCAACAATTTTGGTGGGATTAATAGTATTCTTGGCTTTATTGTTTACAGCTATTTTTTTAATAGCTGCTACTTATTTCACGGTAATCTTATTTGTTATTGGAACAGTAAAAAATTTCTTTTTAGGTGGATTTTCGATAGCAAGTTTATGTTTGCTACTGGGAGTAATACTTTTAGTTATTTCAGCAACAGGAATATTGATTGAAATAATTAACCTAATTGGGAAATTAATAATAAAAAGAATCAAGGGAAAAAGCATCAATAGTTAG
- a CDS encoding PadR family transcriptional regulator, with translation MFEIDTRVLELCVLIAIDKEDTYGYKLTQELSDEFNISESTVYPVLRRLQKSNYLATYNKSINGRNRRYYTLTDDGKKELEKQLESWSKYKNTVDDFIMKSKEGRDD, from the coding sequence ATGTTTGAAATAGATACTCGAGTTTTAGAGCTATGTGTTTTAATAGCAATCGATAAAGAAGATACCTATGGGTACAAGTTGACCCAAGAGTTATCAGATGAATTTAATATTTCAGAATCTACCGTTTATCCAGTATTAAGAAGGTTGCAAAAATCCAATTATCTTGCAACATATAATAAATCCATAAATGGAAGAAATAGGCGATATTACACTTTAACGGATGATGGAAAAAAAGAATTGGAGAAGCAATTAGAAAGCTGGTCAAAGTATAAAAATACAGTAGATGATTTTATTATGAAAAGTAAGGAGGGTAGAGATGATTAG